From the genome of Vigna angularis cultivar LongXiaoDou No.4 chromosome 11, ASM1680809v1, whole genome shotgun sequence, one region includes:
- the LOC108333651 gene encoding polygalacturonase, which translates to MSPQSVAVLSLFITMFVSSGVCFGSFLEDTYDLTKYQHYSVKPNNEHFGNIMRRAYGSNPSARSKRMISVDDYGAKANDGRDDTKAFEKAWNEACSSGDVLVVPKAKIYHLKPITFSGPCQPNTAFRVYGTIRAWPDISAYGKERLLWIMFQNLTNLRVDGGGIINGNGRKWWQNSCKTNESLPCRHAPTAVTFYGCNNLKVTNLRFKNAQQMHVRFQRCNNVTASNLILRAPGNSPNTDGIHVTGTQNIIISNSSIGTGDDCISIVSGSENVRVIDVTCGPGHGISIGSLGAGNSRANVSNVLVNRATIRGTTNGVRIKTWQGGSGYARNIKFENIVMRNVTNPIIVDQNYCDQKKPCKEKVSAVQLSNIVYENIRGTSASEVAIKFDCSKSFPCKGIYLQDVILTPQSHGGTKTIATCQNVRYFNRGKFFPSCSN; encoded by the exons ATGTCTCCACAAAGTGTTGCAGTTCTTTCACTTTTCATCACCATGTTTGTCTCATCTGGGGTGTGTTTTGGCTCTTTCCTAGAAGACACATACGATTTAACTAAGTATCAGCATTACTCTGTCAAACCAAACAATGAACATTTTGGTAACATCATGAGAAGGGCTTATGGATCCAACCCTTCTGCAAGGTCTAAGAGAATGATCAGTGTTGATGACTATGGAGCCAAAGCTAATGATGGAAGAGATGACACTAAG GCATTTGAGAAGGCATGGAATGAGGCATGTTCTTCAGGGGATGTTCTTGTTGTCCCAAAAGCAAAAATCTATCATTTGAAGCCAATCACTTTTTCAGGACCATGCCAACCAAACACTGCCTTCAGG GTCTATGGAACAATCAGAGCATGGCCTGATATATCAGCATATGGAAAAGAAAGACTACTCTGGATCATGTTTCAAAATCTCACCAATCTCAGAGTTGATGGTGGTGGCATCATCAATGGAAATGGCAGAAAATGGTGGCAGAACTCTTGCAAAACCAATGAAAGCCTT CCATGCAGACACGCTCCAACT GCTGTGACATTCTATGGATGCAACAACCTGAAAGTGACAAACCTGAGATTCAAAAATGCACAACAAATGCATGTAAGGTTTCAAAGGTGCAACAATGTGACGGCTTCGAATTTGATCCTGAGAGCACCAGGGAACAGCCCCAACACTGATGGAATTCACGTCACAGGGACACAAAATATTATCATAAGCAATAGCTCCATTGGGACAG GTGATGACTGCATTTCAATAGTGAGTGGGTCCGAGAATGTTCGAGTGATAGATGTTACGTGTGGACCAGGGCATGGAATCAG CATTGGAAGCTTAGGGGCTGGTAACTCAAGGGCTAATGTGTCTAATGTGTTAGTGAACAGAGCCACCATAAGAGGAACCACTAATGGAGTTAGAATAAAGACTTGGCAG GGGGGTTCTGGATATGCGAGAAACATAAAATTTGAGAATATAGTAATGAGAAATGTGACAAATCCGATAATTGTAGATCAAAACTACTGTGACCAGAAGAAGCCATGCAAAGAGAAG GTCTCAGCAGTGCAACTGAGTAACATTGTGTACGAAAACATAAGAGGAACAAGTGCTTCAGAGGTGGCAATAAAATTTGATTGCAGCAAAAGTTTCCCATGCAAAGGAATATACTTACAAGATGTGATCTTAACACCACAGAGCCATGGTGGCACTAAAACCATTGCTACATGTCAAaatgttagatattttaatagaGGAAAGTTTTTTCCTTCATGCTCtaattga
- the LOC108332499 gene encoding actin-related protein 7 produces MEAAVVDPGSSLLKAGFAIPDQTPAMIIPTQMKRMLDDGSVTDNPTVDDVSVDPVYRGYVRDWDAMEDLLHYVLYTGLGWEIGNEGQILFTDPLCTPKANKEQLVQLMFETFNISGFYASEQAVLSLYAVGRISGCTVDIGHGKIDIAPVIEGAVNHIASRRFEFGGIDLTNFLAQELCKSNPRVNLNISEVEKIKQLYSCCAEDELAYQQTQDSCPVETHTLPDGQVIKIGRERYTIGEALFQPCLLGLEAHGIVDQLVRTISNVSSDNHRQLLENTVVCGGTSSMTGFEERFQKESSLSSSAIRPTLVKPPEYMPENLTVYSAWVGGAILAKVVFPQNQHVTKADYDETGPSIVHRKCF; encoded by the exons ATGGAAGCCGCAGTCGTCGACCCCGGTTCCAGCCTTCTCAAAGCTGGTTTTGCAATTCCCGATCAAACTCCGGCCATG ATAATTCCCACTCAGATGAAGCGAATGCTCGATGATGGGTCAGTGACCGATAACCCAACAGTCGACGACGTTTCCGTCGATCCGGTTTACCGAGGTTATGTCAGAGATTGGGATGCCATGGAAGATTTACTGCATTATGTATTGTATACTGGCCTTGGATGGGAAATTGGCAATGAAGGGCAGATACTCTTCACGGATCCACTTTGTACTCCAAAG GCTAACAAGGAACAGTTAGTGCAACTAATGTTTGAAACATTCAACATATCAGGGTTTTATGCTTCTGAACAAGCAGTGCTGTCACTATATGCTGTAGGACGTATCTCTGGATGCACAGTTGACATTGGTCATGGAAAAATAG ATATTGCACCAGTGATTGAGGGTGCTGTTAACCACATTGCCTCTAGAAGATTTGAGTTTGGAGGTATCGATCTAACTAATTTCCTTGCTCAAGAACTTTGCAAATCCAATCCACGAGTGAATCTCAACATCTCTGAAGTTGAGAAAATAAAACAGCTATACTCATGTTGTGCTGAAGATGAATTAGCTTATCAGCAGACTCAAGATTCTTGCCCTGTGGAGACACATACCCTTCCTGACGGACAG gTCATTAAAATTGGAAGAGAAAGGTATACCATTGGGGAAGCTTTGTTTCAGCCATGTCTATTAGGTTTAGAGGCTCATGGCATTGTTGACCAGCTCGTCCGTACTATTTCAAATGTGTCATCTGATAATCATCGCCAACTTCTTGAAAATACCGTGGTTTGTGGTGGCACTTCTTCTATGACCG GTTTTGAGGAAAGATTTCAGAAGGAATCTAGCCTAAGTTCATCTGCTATTCGACCTACCCTAGTAAAG CCTCCAGAATACATGCCAGAAAATTTAACCGTGTACTCTGCATGGGTGGGAGGTGCCATACTTGCCAAAGTAGTTTTTCCTCAAAATCAACATGTAACTAAGGCAGACTATGATGAAACTGGGCCTTCCATTGTTCACAGGAAATGCTTTTGA